One part of the Anaeromyxobacter sp. Fw109-5 genome encodes these proteins:
- the guaA gene encoding glutamine-hydrolyzing GMP synthase — protein MDIHAEKILILDFGSQYTQLIARRLRELGVYCEIHPCTMTPEAMRAFAPRGVVLSGGPASVLAEGSPRADRLVFELGVPVLGICYGLQLLAHELGGRVDKAAHREYGPATIETREDAELFEGLPRRLDVWMSHGDRVEKLPPGFEPIASTPSAPFAAVEDRRRRFFGVQFHPEVVHTPLGKDVLRNFAYRVCGCSGSWSMRAYAEIAVEQIRAQVKDGHVICALSGGVDSAVAALLVHRAIGDRLRCIFVDNGVLRAGERAQVEEVFGGMFHLPLVTVDASARFLARLAGVTDPEQKRKIIGREFIAVFEEQVEDLAAHGERAQFLVQGTLYPDVIESVSFKGPSATIKSHHNVGGLPEVMKLGLVEPLRELFKDEVRRLGLELGLPQHIVQRQPFPGPGLAIRVLGEVTEERLALLRKADTIVQEEIRAAGLYEKLWQAFAVLLPVRSVGVMGDERTYEATCAVRAIESTDGMTGDWARLPYELLGRMSSRIINEVRGINRVVYDISSKPPATIEWE, from the coding sequence TTGGACATCCACGCAGAGAAGATCCTCATCCTCGACTTCGGCTCGCAGTACACGCAGCTCATCGCGCGGCGGCTGCGGGAGCTCGGCGTCTACTGCGAGATCCACCCCTGCACGATGACGCCCGAGGCGATGCGCGCGTTCGCGCCGCGGGGCGTCGTGCTCTCCGGCGGCCCGGCGTCGGTGCTGGCCGAGGGGAGCCCGCGCGCCGACCGGCTCGTCTTCGAGCTCGGCGTCCCGGTGCTCGGCATCTGCTACGGCCTGCAGCTCCTCGCGCACGAGCTGGGCGGGCGGGTGGACAAGGCCGCCCACCGCGAGTACGGGCCCGCGACCATCGAGACGCGGGAGGACGCGGAGCTGTTCGAGGGCCTGCCGCGGCGGCTCGACGTCTGGATGAGCCACGGCGACCGCGTGGAGAAGCTGCCGCCGGGCTTCGAGCCCATCGCCTCCACTCCGTCCGCGCCCTTCGCCGCGGTCGAGGACCGCCGCCGCCGCTTCTTCGGCGTGCAGTTCCACCCGGAGGTGGTCCACACGCCGCTCGGCAAGGACGTCCTCCGGAACTTCGCCTACCGCGTGTGCGGCTGCTCCGGCAGCTGGTCGATGCGCGCCTACGCCGAGATCGCCGTGGAGCAGATCCGCGCCCAGGTGAAGGACGGGCACGTCATCTGCGCCCTCTCCGGCGGGGTGGACTCCGCCGTCGCGGCGCTGCTCGTCCACCGCGCCATCGGGGACCGGCTGCGCTGCATCTTCGTGGACAACGGGGTGCTGCGCGCCGGGGAGCGCGCCCAGGTCGAGGAGGTCTTCGGCGGCATGTTCCACCTGCCCCTCGTGACCGTGGACGCCTCCGCGCGCTTCCTCGCGAGGCTCGCGGGCGTCACCGATCCCGAGCAGAAGCGGAAGATCATCGGCCGCGAGTTCATCGCCGTCTTCGAGGAGCAGGTGGAGGACCTCGCCGCGCACGGCGAGCGCGCCCAGTTCCTGGTGCAGGGCACGCTCTACCCCGACGTCATCGAGTCCGTCTCCTTCAAGGGCCCCTCCGCCACCATCAAGAGCCACCACAACGTCGGCGGCCTGCCCGAGGTGATGAAGCTCGGCCTCGTGGAGCCCCTGCGGGAGCTCTTCAAGGACGAGGTGCGCCGGCTCGGCCTCGAGCTCGGGCTGCCCCAGCACATCGTGCAGCGCCAGCCGTTCCCCGGCCCGGGGCTCGCCATCCGCGTGCTCGGCGAGGTCACCGAGGAGCGGCTCGCCCTGCTCCGCAAGGCCGACACGATCGTGCAGGAGGAGATCCGCGCCGCCGGGCTCTACGAGAAGCTCTGGCAGGCGTTCGCCGTGCTCCTCCCGGTGCGGAGCGTCGGCGTCATGGGCGACGAGCGCACCTACGAGGCCACGTGCGCCGTCCGCGCCATCGAGTCCACCGACGGGATGACCGGGGACTGGGCGCGCCTGCCGTACGAGCTCCTCGGCCGGATGTCGTCGCGCATCATCAACGAGGTCCGCGGCATCAACCGCGTGGTGTACGACATCTCTTCCAAGCCGCCCGCCACCATCGAGTGGGAGTAG